From Streptomyces chrestomyceticus JCM 4735, one genomic window encodes:
- a CDS encoding serine hydrolase domain-containing protein, which produces MPALATTPAPPTAPAPPHHTGSAHTDPAPTSPDPTSPTPTGLDRKALARTLQTLHDVGMFGAYSAVRNGDASWRGASGVADVRTGRPTTPQLQHRIGSITKTFTATAVLQLAGEGRIDLDAPIGRYLPDVVPGERGRAITVRMLLNHTSGIADYAYAIWQKPEDLEKQRFHRWDPRELAGLGLAADPTGKPGEAHHYANTNYVIAGLLLRKVTGQAPERFITDHVIRKAGLRQTYFPTSPRITGPHSKMYEGLHGEFVPPRDFSVHDMSWAGTAGSLVSTMDDLNRFYRALLTGKLLGPAELREMQTTVPTDAPRLRYGLGLFSLDSVCGRFWGHNGLVAGAATDSFSSPDGRRQVSLGTNLVRYYGLEADGTTPKQGPIDDAKAAHIGQALCATPSSHPTV; this is translated from the coding sequence TTGCCCGCCCTCGCCACCACGCCCGCTCCTCCCACAGCGCCGGCCCCGCCGCACCACACCGGCTCGGCCCACACCGACCCGGCCCCCACCAGCCCGGACCCCACCAGCCCCACCCCCACCGGCCTGGACCGCAAGGCCCTGGCCCGGACGCTGCAAACCCTGCACGACGTAGGCATGTTCGGCGCCTACTCCGCCGTCCGGAACGGCGACGCGTCCTGGCGGGGCGCCTCCGGCGTCGCCGACGTACGGACCGGCCGCCCCACGACACCGCAGCTCCAGCACCGCATAGGCAGCATCACCAAGACCTTCACCGCCACCGCCGTGCTCCAGTTGGCCGGCGAGGGACGCATAGACCTGGACGCGCCGATCGGCCGTTATCTGCCCGATGTCGTCCCCGGTGAGCGCGGCCGGGCGATCACGGTACGGATGCTGCTCAACCACACCAGCGGAATCGCCGATTACGCCTACGCCATCTGGCAGAAGCCGGAGGACCTGGAGAAACAGCGCTTCCACCGGTGGGATCCGCGCGAGCTGGCCGGACTGGGCCTGGCAGCGGACCCGACCGGCAAGCCCGGTGAGGCCCACCACTACGCCAACACCAACTACGTGATAGCCGGGTTGCTGCTCCGCAAGGTCACCGGCCAAGCGCCGGAGAGGTTCATCACCGACCACGTCATACGCAAGGCCGGCCTCCGGCAGACCTACTTCCCGACCTCGCCCCGCATCACCGGGCCGCACTCCAAGATGTACGAGGGCCTGCACGGCGAGTTCGTCCCGCCACGTGACTTCAGCGTCCACGACATGTCCTGGGCCGGTACGGCCGGTTCGCTGGTCTCGACGATGGACGACCTCAACCGCTTCTACCGGGCCCTGCTGACCGGCAAGCTGCTCGGCCCGGCCGAGCTGCGCGAGATGCAGACCACGGTACCGACGGACGCTCCACGGCTCCGGTACGGCCTGGGTCTCTTCTCGCTGGATTCCGTGTGCGGCCGGTTCTGGGGCCACAACGGCCTGGTCGCGGGCGCCGCGACCGATTCCTTCTCCAGCCCGGACGGCCGGCGTCAGGTGTCCCTCGGTACGAACCTGGTGCGTTACTACGGCCTGGAGGCGGACGGCACCACCCCGAAGCAGGGCCCGATCGACGACGCCAAGGCCGCACACATAGGCCAGGCCCTGTGCGCGACTCCGTCGTCCCACCCGACCGTCTAA
- a CDS encoding MarR family winged helix-turn-helix transcriptional regulator, giving the protein MSKTTGVQPGSAAEPRVEPDIEELAQAADRLFYAMRRSRAATVGRPEAAGLSMAQMSLLAALADDPQGEGLPVSRLAANAEISVPTATRMLQQLESKSVVDRRRAPHDERQVLVRLTEEGAERLAAMQSALRARQYAALSQFTPEERRELTTQMHRLAGMIGEVISGTGGADRAAGAA; this is encoded by the coding sequence ATGAGCAAAACGACCGGAGTCCAGCCCGGCAGCGCCGCCGAACCGCGCGTCGAGCCCGACATCGAGGAGCTGGCCCAGGCCGCCGACCGGCTCTTCTACGCGATGCGACGTTCACGGGCAGCCACGGTCGGCCGACCGGAGGCGGCCGGCCTGTCCATGGCGCAGATGTCCTTGCTCGCCGCGCTGGCCGACGACCCCCAGGGCGAAGGACTGCCGGTCAGCCGCCTGGCTGCCAACGCCGAGATCAGCGTTCCCACAGCAACCCGCATGCTGCAGCAGTTGGAGAGCAAGAGTGTGGTCGACCGTCGCCGCGCACCGCACGACGAGCGCCAGGTCCTCGTCCGCCTCACCGAGGAAGGCGCCGAACGCCTCGCCGCCATGCAGTCCGCACTACGCGCACGCCAGTACGCCGCACTGTCGCAGTTCACACCCGAGGAACGTCGCGAACTCACCACGCAGATGCACCGCTTGGCCGGCATGATCGGCGAGGTGATCTCCGGGACGGGCGGGGCGGATAGGGCGGCCGGGGCGGCTTAG
- a CDS encoding amidohydrolase family protein, protein MPFPARIDVHQHIVPPVWARTLAAQGLDSGGWAIPDWSPESAVAMMDQQGIATGVLSVTAPGVHLGADDQARDLARAVNEYGAEVVKDNPARFGHFAGVPLPDIDAAVAEAVYALDVLHADGVVLLSNARGRYLGDPYFEPLWDELDRRAANVFVHPAQPPMPLLPGTPAPLADYVFDTTRSALNLVLNGVMSRYPNVRVILSHGGGFLPYAAYRFCGLTSIAVDPDRTSEDVLRDLKRFYFDTALSASPSALPALLAFAKPGHILYGSDWPFAPQEAGSYYNHFLETYPDFTPGQQEAVNRKSAEALFPRLAR, encoded by the coding sequence ATGCCCTTCCCTGCTCGCATCGACGTCCACCAGCACATCGTCCCGCCCGTCTGGGCCCGGACCCTCGCCGCGCAGGGCCTCGACTCCGGCGGCTGGGCCATCCCGGACTGGAGCCCCGAGAGCGCCGTCGCGATGATGGATCAGCAGGGCATCGCCACCGGCGTCCTGTCCGTCACCGCTCCCGGCGTGCACCTAGGCGCCGACGACCAGGCCCGGGACCTCGCCCGCGCCGTGAACGAGTACGGCGCCGAGGTCGTCAAGGACAACCCCGCCCGCTTCGGTCACTTCGCCGGCGTCCCGCTGCCCGACATCGACGCCGCCGTGGCCGAGGCCGTGTACGCGCTGGACGTCCTGCACGCCGACGGCGTCGTGCTGCTGTCCAACGCCCGCGGGCGATACCTCGGAGACCCCTACTTCGAGCCGTTGTGGGACGAACTCGACCGCCGCGCCGCCAACGTCTTCGTCCACCCCGCGCAGCCGCCGATGCCCCTGCTCCCCGGTACGCCCGCCCCGCTCGCGGACTACGTCTTCGACACCACCCGCAGCGCGCTCAACCTCGTACTGAACGGCGTCATGAGCCGCTACCCCAACGTACGGGTGATCCTCTCCCACGGCGGCGGCTTCCTCCCCTACGCCGCCTACCGTTTCTGCGGCCTGACCTCCATCGCCGTCGATCCCGACCGCACGTCCGAGGATGTCCTGCGCGACCTGAAGCGCTTTTACTTCGACACCGCCCTGTCCGCGAGCCCCAGCGCCCTGCCCGCGCTGCTCGCCTTCGCGAAACCGGGGCACATCCTCTACGGCAGCGACTGGCCTTTCGCCCCTCAGGAGGCCGGGAGCTACTACAACCACTTCCTGGAGACCTACCCGGACTTCACCCCAGGCCAGCAGGAAGCAGTCAACCGTAAGAGTGCCGAGGCCCTCTTCCCCCGCCTCGCCCGCTGA
- a CDS encoding helix-turn-helix domain-containing protein, with the protein MGPRLRAAREHRGATLTGVGCATGISPSTLSRIETGRRKPTLEVVLLLAKEYGVSLDELAGTAPAPAAKPPVSAPQRFGDDKVVLPLTQYVGGLHAHKHVLPAAEDPSARPRQVSHGGYEWLCVLYGRLRLALGGQDLVLTAGDVAEFDTRTPHGVANAGSDGPVEYLIMFGPQGERLRPRTPPAPVPPTR; encoded by the coding sequence ATGGGCCCACGGCTGCGCGCCGCACGCGAACATCGCGGCGCCACGCTCACCGGCGTCGGCTGTGCGACCGGCATCTCACCGAGCACGCTGTCGCGGATCGAGACCGGCCGCCGCAAGCCCACCCTGGAGGTGGTGCTGCTCCTGGCGAAGGAGTACGGCGTCTCCCTCGACGAGCTGGCCGGCACCGCCCCCGCCCCTGCGGCCAAGCCCCCCGTCTCCGCGCCCCAGCGGTTCGGTGACGACAAGGTGGTGCTGCCGCTGACCCAGTACGTCGGCGGCCTGCACGCCCACAAGCACGTCCTGCCCGCCGCCGAAGACCCGTCCGCTCGGCCGCGCCAGGTCTCCCACGGTGGCTACGAGTGGCTGTGCGTCCTGTACGGACGGCTGAGGCTCGCACTCGGCGGTCAAGATCTCGTCCTGACCGCCGGGGACGTGGCCGAGTTCGACACCCGCACCCCACACGGAGTCGCGAACGCCGGCTCCGACGGACCGGTCGAATACCTGATCATGTTCGGCCCCCAGGGAGAGCGCCTACGCCCACGCACCCCGCCCGCCCCCGTCCCCCCGACCCGCTAG
- a CDS encoding alpha/beta hydrolase — translation MQTEPSAAFRHRTVEAPAGRLHLVEQGTGPLVLLVHGFPESWYSWRRQLPALAAAGYRAVAIDVRGYGRSSKPAATDAYRMLDLVEDNVAVVRALGEENAVIVGHDWGSTIAATSALLRPEVFSAVGLLSVPYAPPGGPRPTSVFGQIGGPEEEFYVSYFQEPGRAEAEIEPDVRGWLAGFYAALSADTMPAQGEPDPHFVARGGGRLRDRFPVGALPAWLTEDDLDVYAAEFERTGMTGALNRYRAMDRDWEDLAPHRGAPIEQPSLFIGGTLDASTTWMSDAIDAFPTTLPGLTASHLLDGCGHWVQQERPEEVNRLLTGWLTTLTG, via the coding sequence ATGCAGACCGAGCCGTCCGCCGCATTCCGCCACCGCACCGTCGAGGCCCCGGCCGGCCGCCTGCACCTGGTCGAGCAGGGCACCGGCCCGCTCGTCCTGCTCGTGCACGGCTTCCCCGAGTCCTGGTACTCCTGGCGCCGTCAGCTCCCGGCCCTCGCCGCGGCCGGCTACCGGGCGGTGGCGATCGACGTACGCGGCTACGGCCGTTCCTCCAAGCCCGCGGCGACCGACGCGTACCGGATGCTCGACCTGGTGGAGGACAACGTCGCCGTCGTGCGCGCCCTCGGCGAGGAGAACGCGGTGATCGTCGGACACGACTGGGGTTCCACCATCGCGGCCACGTCCGCGCTGCTCCGTCCCGAGGTCTTCAGCGCCGTCGGCCTGCTGAGCGTCCCGTACGCGCCGCCCGGCGGCCCCCGTCCCACCAGTGTCTTCGGCCAGATCGGCGGTCCCGAGGAGGAGTTCTACGTCTCCTACTTCCAGGAGCCGGGCCGCGCCGAGGCGGAGATCGAGCCCGATGTCCGGGGCTGGCTCGCCGGCTTCTACGCCGCCCTGTCCGCCGACACGATGCCCGCCCAGGGGGAGCCCGATCCGCACTTCGTCGCCCGTGGCGGCGGCCGGCTGCGCGACCGTTTCCCCGTCGGCGCCCTCCCGGCCTGGCTGACCGAGGACGATCTCGACGTCTACGCGGCGGAGTTCGAGCGCACCGGCATGACCGGCGCACTCAACCGCTACCGCGCCATGGACCGCGACTGGGAGGATCTCGCCCCGCACCGCGGCGCCCCGATCGAGCAGCCGTCCCTGTTCATCGGCGGCACCCTGGACGCCTCCACCACCTGGATGTCCGACGCCATCGACGCCTTCCCGACCACCCTCCCCGGCCTGACCGCCTCCCACCTCCTCGACGGCTGCGGCCACTGGGTCCAGCAGGAACGTCCCGAGGAGGTCAACCGTCTGCTGACCGGCTGGCTCACCACTCTCACGGGCTGA
- a CDS encoding MarR family transcriptional regulator codes for MADAKLTTAPCAPVPPHPEAATGYGKRSAPDQARSRPGDFAHLPEREAYLGAFIDRLPDGAAMDVKTLAAAQPRYGQQAVRSALTRLSTAGHLRRVQETVGNGRSQWVYRTYFTRTARDDAWWHHFLTAGAPSPTPAPASAQPSPEPPPPSPPEPSPPPSSPPPPPPPLPQVQPDERPLPSRRAVPASPVPAPPAPSPAYAALAALGTADPRMILSAAECAALEDLAAEWLARGVSSAHLVTVLTAGLPPEVYSAGAIARRRLTDKLPPAPPLPPPDAATPTPTRILECTECGVPGRPEALPGGLCRPCRGDSPPPAPDADHLRAERTRHFAHLARSFSRPRSTRDTTQRVGSGRNP; via the coding sequence GTGGCTGACGCCAAACTTACTACGGCACCCTGCGCGCCCGTACCCCCACATCCCGAAGCCGCCACCGGCTACGGCAAGCGAAGCGCCCCTGACCAGGCACGTTCCCGTCCGGGCGACTTCGCCCATCTCCCCGAACGCGAGGCGTACCTCGGCGCCTTCATCGACCGGCTCCCGGACGGCGCCGCGATGGACGTCAAAACGCTCGCCGCCGCGCAGCCCCGCTACGGCCAGCAAGCCGTCCGCTCCGCCCTCACCCGGCTCTCCACGGCAGGCCATCTGCGCCGCGTCCAGGAGACCGTCGGCAACGGCCGCTCCCAGTGGGTCTACCGCACGTACTTCACCCGCACCGCCCGCGACGACGCCTGGTGGCACCACTTCCTGACCGCCGGAGCCCCCTCGCCTACACCGGCACCGGCATCAGCTCAGCCGTCCCCTGAGCCGCCCCCGCCCTCACCCCCGGAGCCGTCGCCGCCCCCGTCTTCGCCTCCGCCCCCGCCCCCGCCCCTCCCGCAGGTTCAACCGGACGAGCGACCGCTGCCCTCCCGCCGCGCGGTGCCCGCCAGCCCCGTCCCGGCCCCACCGGCCCCCTCCCCGGCGTACGCGGCCCTCGCCGCCCTCGGCACCGCCGACCCCCGCATGATCCTCTCCGCCGCCGAATGCGCGGCACTCGAAGACCTCGCCGCCGAGTGGCTGGCCCGGGGCGTGTCCAGCGCCCACCTCGTCACCGTCCTCACCGCCGGCCTGCCGCCCGAGGTGTACTCCGCAGGCGCCATCGCCCGTCGCCGCCTCACCGACAAACTCCCCCCGGCGCCGCCCCTCCCGCCACCGGACGCAGCCACCCCCACCCCCACCCGCATCCTGGAATGCACCGAGTGCGGCGTGCCGGGCCGCCCGGAAGCCCTACCCGGCGGCCTCTGTCGCCCCTGCCGAGGCGACTCACCGCCCCCGGCCCCGGACGCCGACCACCTCCGCGCCGAACGCACCCGTCACTTCGCCCACCTCGCCCGTTCCTTCTCCCGCCCCCGCTCGACCCGCGACACGACGCAGCGCGTCGGCAGCGGCAGGAACCCGTAG
- a CDS encoding DUF397 domain-containing protein, with amino-acid sequence MSTAVVWRKSSYSGSDADSCVEITVRPDAVLVRDSKAVDGPQLAIPAGAWEAFIGFATTGA; translated from the coding sequence GTGAGCACTGCGGTCGTGTGGAGGAAGTCCAGCTACAGCGGCTCCGACGCCGACTCATGCGTGGAGATAACCGTCCGCCCTGATGCCGTTCTCGTTCGGGATTCCAAGGCCGTGGACGGCCCTCAGCTCGCCATACCCGCCGGAGCCTGGGAAGCGTTCATAGGCTTCGCCACCACCGGCGCTTGA
- a CDS encoding helix-turn-helix domain-containing protein: MSKEPARVPMTWRYCGDQLKLWRARAGVSREALAEEANYDAEYVKSMEQGRRRPTLRMLQIADQVCRAHGLLESAHEYLKPEKCHKRSTEFMGLEADAIALYWYETLLIPGLLQTEEYARELMSKPFPPVDDETVEARVEFRLQRQERLKDEPSALFSFVMYEAALRTQVGGAELMWRQLDRLLELQRLRNVSIQILPIGRAPYQALSGPVVLLETAEHETYAYSAAQGASTLQSEPSDVSELVHLYGMIRMQALGVEDSDAYIRKVAKDL; encoded by the coding sequence TTGTCGAAAGAACCGGCCCGTGTGCCGATGACGTGGCGCTACTGCGGTGACCAGCTCAAGCTGTGGCGTGCGCGTGCGGGGGTTTCCCGCGAAGCGCTCGCCGAAGAAGCGAATTACGACGCTGAGTACGTCAAGTCCATGGAGCAAGGGCGCCGGAGGCCGACGCTGCGTATGCTTCAGATTGCCGATCAAGTTTGTCGGGCACATGGCTTGTTGGAGTCGGCGCACGAGTACTTGAAGCCGGAGAAGTGTCATAAGCGAAGCACCGAGTTCATGGGACTCGAAGCGGATGCGATCGCGTTGTACTGGTACGAGACTCTCCTGATCCCGGGTTTGTTGCAGACCGAAGAGTACGCGCGTGAGCTGATGAGCAAACCATTCCCGCCGGTGGATGACGAGACGGTGGAAGCGCGCGTCGAGTTCCGGCTCCAGCGTCAGGAAAGACTTAAGGACGAGCCAAGCGCGCTGTTCAGTTTCGTCATGTACGAGGCGGCGTTACGTACGCAGGTGGGAGGCGCCGAGTTGATGTGGCGGCAACTCGACAGACTTCTGGAGTTGCAGAGGTTGCGTAACGTGTCGATCCAGATCCTGCCGATCGGTCGTGCTCCCTACCAGGCGCTTAGCGGACCGGTCGTGCTGCTCGAAACCGCCGAGCACGAGACATACGCATACTCGGCGGCACAGGGCGCCAGCACGTTGCAATCAGAGCCGAGCGATGTAAGCGAACTGGTCCACCTGTACGGCATGATCCGTATGCAGGCGCTGGGGGTGGAGGACAGCGACGCATACATTCGAAAGGTGGCGAAGGACCTGTGA
- a CDS encoding ATP-binding protein, whose protein sequence is MPRHPRSARRARKYLRELAEVWQLQAEATDIAVLMLSELTANACVHSRAPRGRYVRVRCLLHTGRLRVEVSDAGLAMPEPRVADCYDEDGRGLALVAALADEWGVYPRPYGIGKVVWFEVSDCVSSSRSGPRSGSDSGPGSLLRG, encoded by the coding sequence CTGCCGCGCCATCCCCGTAGCGCGCGACGGGCGCGTAAGTACCTGCGTGAACTCGCGGAGGTGTGGCAGTTGCAGGCCGAGGCGACCGACATCGCCGTGCTCATGCTCAGCGAACTGACGGCCAACGCCTGTGTCCACTCACGCGCTCCACGCGGCCGCTACGTACGGGTGCGGTGCCTGCTCCACACGGGACGGCTACGCGTCGAGGTGTCCGACGCCGGTCTCGCGATGCCCGAGCCCCGGGTGGCGGACTGTTACGACGAGGACGGACGCGGGCTGGCGCTGGTCGCGGCGCTGGCGGACGAGTGGGGGGTGTACCCGCGCCCGTACGGGATCGGGAAGGTGGTGTGGTTCGAGGTGAGCGACTGCGTCAGCTCCTCCAGGTCCGGCCCCCGCTCCGGTTCCGACTCCGGCCCTGGATCACTGCTGCGGGGATGA
- a CDS encoding LuxR C-terminal-related transcriptional regulator, with product MNSDAAQDGQTGGPARTVRVVLVDDHRMFRTGVQAEIGRTDETGVEVVGEAADVDQAVTVITATRPEVVLLDVHLPGGGGVEVLRRSAAMMADPERPVRFLALSVSDAAEDVIGVIRGGARGYVTKTITGTDLVDAVFRVSDGDAVFSPRLAGFVLDAFASTDAPPVDEDLDRLTQREREVLRLIARGYAYKEIAKQLFISVKTVESHVSAVLRKLQLSNRHELTRWATARRLV from the coding sequence ATGAACAGTGACGCCGCACAGGACGGCCAGACCGGCGGCCCCGCCCGCACGGTGCGAGTCGTCCTCGTCGACGACCACCGGATGTTCCGTACGGGCGTCCAGGCCGAGATCGGCCGTACCGACGAGACCGGTGTGGAGGTCGTCGGCGAGGCCGCCGACGTCGACCAGGCCGTCACGGTCATCACCGCCACCCGCCCCGAGGTCGTCCTGCTGGACGTGCACCTGCCGGGCGGCGGCGGCGTCGAGGTGCTGCGCCGCTCCGCCGCGATGATGGCCGACCCCGAGCGCCCGGTGCGTTTCCTCGCGCTGTCCGTGTCCGACGCCGCCGAGGACGTGATCGGCGTCATCCGAGGCGGCGCCCGTGGCTACGTCACCAAGACCATCACCGGTACGGACCTGGTCGACGCGGTCTTCCGGGTCTCCGACGGCGACGCGGTCTTCTCCCCGCGGCTGGCCGGTTTCGTGCTGGACGCGTTCGCCTCCACGGACGCCCCGCCGGTGGACGAGGACCTGGACCGTCTGACCCAGCGCGAGCGCGAGGTGCTGCGCCTGATCGCCCGCGGCTATGCGTACAAGGAGATCGCCAAGCAACTGTTCATCTCGGTCAAGACGGTCGAGTCGCACGTCTCGGCGGTGCTGCGCAAACTCCAGCTCTCCAACCGGCACGAGCTGACCCGGTGGGCCACGGCCCGGCGGTTGGTCTGA
- a CDS encoding ATP-binding protein: protein MTTAPTRPEASYATVPDPDDPPLRKLYRSADGRMLGGVARGLAGHLGLPVSWVRVVFIALFMAEGMGALLYAAFWFIVPLGVGGVDAARASASAGAPGRLAWGRKGGAGGRKADKGQIFALLTLLAGAAVVASRFQLGRANAYVWPILLIGAGVALVWRQADNARRAQWLEMGRRKGVLPLVRGAAGVVLVGVGVTGIVVLQGSVGHLGSVLQAALAVLVGIALLAGPYLVRMTQDLSEERLMRIRAQERAEVAAHVHDSVLHTLTLIQRNAEDPREVARLARAQERELRAWLYKPEGRGKDEEQEPDTLAEAVRKSAAEVEDHHGVPIEVVVVGDCPLDERLGAQMQAAREAMVNAAKYGGEGGAVQVYAEVEGRTVFVSVRDRGPGFDLDAVPGDRMGVRESIIGRMQRNGGTARLRSAPDGGTVVELEAERLPEDG, encoded by the coding sequence ATGACCACCGCGCCGACCCGGCCCGAGGCGAGCTACGCCACGGTGCCCGACCCCGACGACCCGCCCCTGCGCAAGCTGTACCGCAGCGCCGACGGGCGGATGCTCGGGGGTGTCGCGCGCGGGCTGGCCGGGCATCTGGGGCTGCCGGTGTCCTGGGTCAGGGTCGTGTTCATCGCGCTGTTCATGGCCGAGGGCATGGGCGCGCTGCTGTATGCGGCCTTCTGGTTCATCGTGCCGCTGGGCGTCGGCGGCGTGGACGCGGCGCGTGCCAGTGCGTCCGCCGGCGCTCCCGGACGCCTGGCCTGGGGCCGTAAGGGCGGGGCGGGCGGCCGGAAGGCCGACAAGGGGCAGATATTCGCGCTGCTCACGCTGCTCGCCGGTGCGGCCGTCGTCGCGTCGCGCTTCCAGTTGGGCCGGGCCAATGCCTACGTGTGGCCGATACTGCTGATAGGCGCGGGTGTCGCGCTGGTCTGGCGGCAGGCGGACAACGCGCGGCGCGCGCAGTGGCTGGAGATGGGCCGCCGCAAGGGGGTGCTGCCGCTCGTGCGCGGCGCGGCCGGGGTGGTGCTGGTCGGCGTCGGGGTGACCGGCATCGTCGTCCTGCAAGGCTCGGTCGGCCATCTCGGTTCGGTGCTCCAGGCGGCCCTCGCCGTCCTGGTCGGTATCGCGCTGCTCGCGGGCCCGTATCTGGTGCGCATGACGCAGGACCTGTCCGAGGAACGCCTGATGCGGATCCGCGCCCAGGAACGGGCCGAGGTCGCCGCGCATGTCCACGACTCGGTCCTGCACACCCTCACCCTGATCCAGCGCAACGCGGAGGACCCGCGCGAGGTGGCCCGCCTCGCCCGAGCCCAGGAGCGCGAACTGCGCGCCTGGCTCTACAAGCCGGAGGGCCGCGGCAAGGACGAGGAGCAGGAGCCGGACACCCTCGCCGAGGCGGTGCGCAAGTCCGCGGCCGAGGTCGAGGACCACCACGGGGTGCCGATCGAGGTCGTGGTGGTCGGTGACTGCCCGCTGGACGAGCGGCTGGGCGCGCAGATGCAGGCCGCCCGCGAGGCGATGGTCAACGCGGCCAAGTACGGCGGCGAGGGCGGCGCCGTGCAGGTGTACGCCGAGGTGGAGGGCCGTACGGTCTTCGTCTCCGTACGGGACCGGGGCCCCGGCTTCGACCTGGACGCGGTCCCCGGCGACCGTATGGGCGTACGCGAGTCCATCATCGGCCGGATGCAGCGCAACGGCGGTACGGCCCGGCTGCGCTCCGCGCCGGACGGCGGCACCGTGGTCGAGCTGGAGGCGGAGCGCCTGCCGGAGGACGGATGA